One segment of Proteiniborus sp. DW1 DNA contains the following:
- a CDS encoding histidine--tRNA ligase translates to MEMKLQNLKGTKDFLPEEQIIRDSIRRTLEDTFQKYGYLPLETPILCSFELLASKYGGGAEILKEIYKLSDQGGRELGLRYDLTTPFAKVIGMNPYLNMPFKRYEIGKVFRDGPVKTGRMREFIQCDVDIAGVKSMMAEAELMSMIVSVFEELDLDIYISYNNRKLLYGILLDIGVKEQEINEVVLTLDKVEKIGQEGIEKEMLEKGIDKELVGKLLRLINNKNLSNFDYLLENYESELVNDGLQELRELNEYLETLGIIEYTRFTPFLARGLDIYTGTVYEVFLSDNSVSSSIVAGGRYDKIIGSFLNNGNEYPAVGLTFGLDVIYTAMTLRDRAKANSLIDLLIIPLGAEKESLKLAWDLRKQGIRVDIEMSEKKLNKSLNAANKKGIPYVIVLGQNEINTGKVTIKDMIKGESFEVSISQIKAKIMY, encoded by the coding sequence ATGGAAATGAAATTACAAAACCTAAAGGGGACGAAGGATTTTTTACCAGAGGAACAGATTATAAGAGATAGTATTAGAAGAACATTGGAGGATACATTCCAAAAGTATGGCTATTTGCCACTAGAGACTCCTATACTCTGTAGCTTTGAACTATTGGCTTCTAAGTATGGTGGGGGAGCAGAGATACTAAAAGAGATTTACAAACTCAGTGATCAAGGAGGTAGAGAGCTTGGATTAAGGTATGATTTAACTACGCCTTTTGCTAAGGTAATTGGAATGAATCCCTACTTGAATATGCCTTTTAAGAGATATGAAATAGGCAAGGTTTTTAGAGATGGACCTGTAAAGACAGGCAGAATGAGAGAGTTTATTCAGTGTGATGTAGATATAGCAGGAGTTAAGTCTATGATGGCAGAGGCAGAGCTTATGTCAATGATAGTCAGTGTGTTTGAGGAACTAGATTTAGATATATATATTTCCTACAACAATAGAAAGCTTCTCTATGGCATTCTATTAGATATCGGAGTTAAGGAGCAGGAAATCAATGAAGTAGTTCTTACTTTAGACAAGGTGGAGAAAATAGGTCAAGAAGGTATTGAAAAAGAAATGCTTGAAAAGGGAATAGATAAAGAGTTAGTAGGTAAACTGCTTAGATTAATAAATAATAAAAATCTTTCCAATTTTGATTATCTATTAGAGAACTATGAAAGTGAGCTAGTTAATGATGGTCTACAGGAGCTTAGAGAATTAAATGAGTATCTAGAGACATTAGGTATTATTGAGTACACTAGATTTACTCCATTTTTAGCTAGAGGCTTGGACATATATACAGGAACAGTGTATGAAGTGTTTTTGTCAGATAATAGTGTATCTTCAAGTATAGTAGCTGGGGGGAGATATGATAAAATAATTGGCTCATTTTTAAACAATGGAAATGAATATCCAGCAGTGGGTCTGACATTTGGTTTAGATGTCATATATACAGCTATGACACTAAGAGATAGAGCTAAAGCTAACTCTTTAATAGATTTACTAATAATACCCCTTGGGGCAGAAAAAGAATCCTTAAAGCTGGCATGGGATTTGAGAAAACAGGGGATTAGAGTAGATATTGAAATGAGTGAAAAAAAGCTTAACAAAAGCTTGAATGCTGCAAATAAAAAAGGCATCCCATATGTAATAGTCCTTGGACAAAATGAAATAAATACAGGAAAGGTAACAATAAAAGATATGATTAAAGGAGAAAGCTTTGAAGTGAGTATTTCACAAATTAAGGCTAAAATTATGTACTAG
- a CDS encoding M23 family metallopeptidase — MISNKRAVYLISLYLQIVLPLDAIDRLLIRRYDTIIAYILLTIYAIFLFYFIYSYSYWEHTNFYLRYVYGFFIAIGVLLSVYRIFSTDNIVFGDLRDLESRPAIVIWTITLIIIDISIILSKIKKKNCLNLSFPFKSGRYLVIDGGDGKLSYFTNYHYYGWKDSNIKNYYTMQYAVDFIKLNKYGFSNKVLPKSNEDYYIFGEKVYSPVEGEVVKVEVNNDDNIPHGKLPNNWGNRVIIESDNYFISLYHFKKDTLVVNVGQKLKVGDYLGEVGSSGQSTRPHLHIHAVYCEDSNYQFGEGIPIAFKNIYPVKNCVIRA, encoded by the coding sequence ATGATTTCTAATAAGCGTGCTGTTTATTTAATAAGCTTATATTTACAAATTGTACTGCCACTAGATGCCATAGATAGGCTACTTATCCGAAGATACGACACTATAATTGCTTATATTCTATTGACCATATATGCAATTTTCCTATTCTATTTCATTTATTCATACTCTTATTGGGAACATACAAACTTTTATCTTAGGTATGTGTATGGTTTTTTTATAGCAATTGGTGTGCTGTTAAGTGTTTACAGAATTTTTTCTACTGATAATATTGTTTTTGGAGACTTAAGAGATTTAGAAAGTCGACCGGCAATTGTTATTTGGACTATTACTTTAATTATAATTGATATTAGTATTATATTAAGCAAAATCAAGAAAAAGAACTGTCTTAATTTGTCATTTCCATTTAAAAGTGGTCGGTATTTAGTTATAGATGGCGGAGATGGTAAATTATCATATTTTACTAACTATCACTATTATGGGTGGAAAGACTCCAACATAAAAAACTATTATACTATGCAATATGCTGTAGATTTTATAAAATTGAACAAGTATGGTTTTTCAAACAAAGTGCTGCCAAAATCAAATGAGGATTATTATATCTTTGGAGAAAAAGTTTATAGCCCAGTAGAAGGGGAAGTCGTAAAAGTGGAGGTAAATAACGACGATAATATCCCACATGGGAAACTTCCTAACAATTGGGGAAATAGAGTTATTATTGAAAGCGATAATTACTTTATATCTTTATATCATTTTAAAAAGGATACTTTAGTTGTAAATGTTGGTCAGAAGCTAAAGGTAGGAGATTATCTGGGAGAAGTTGGTAGTTCTGGGCAGTCCACTCGACCTCATCTCCATATCCATGCTGTATATTGTGAAGATAGTAACTATCAATTTGGAGAAGGGATACCTATAGCATTTAAAAATATTTATCCTGTTAAGAATTGTGTAATAAGGGCGTAG
- a CDS encoding FeoB small GTPase domain-containing protein, translated as MGLTSQSSGISLLKDRFNLSKKNEEQIVIALAGNPNTGKSTLFNYLTGLNQHTGNWPGKTVTNAQGSFKYKDKDYLLVDLPGTYSILANSQEEEVARDFICFGNPKLTIVIADATCLERNLNLALQIMELTDNVILCINLIDEATRKGIKIDTSKLERELKIPVIPMTARDGTGVDKLKETIDRIVEGKIHLKPFRITYNDRIESLVSEIIDILPEYVKENYNSRWIALRLIDGDSNILKSIQEIIAIDISMKAEV; from the coding sequence ATGGGTCTTACTAGTCAATCTAGCGGAATATCACTTCTAAAAGATAGATTTAACTTAAGTAAAAAAAATGAGGAGCAGATAGTAATTGCCCTTGCAGGTAATCCTAACACAGGAAAAAGCACACTATTTAACTATCTCACAGGACTTAACCAACATACTGGAAATTGGCCTGGAAAAACTGTCACTAATGCTCAAGGTAGTTTTAAATACAAAGATAAAGATTATTTATTAGTTGATTTACCTGGAACATATTCCATACTTGCCAACTCTCAAGAGGAAGAAGTGGCTAGGGATTTCATATGCTTTGGAAATCCTAAGCTTACAATAGTTATTGCAGATGCTACCTGTCTCGAACGAAATCTAAACCTTGCCCTTCAAATAATGGAATTAACAGATAATGTAATACTCTGTATTAATTTAATTGATGAAGCCACTAGAAAAGGTATTAAAATAGATACTTCAAAACTAGAAAGGGAGTTAAAAATACCTGTAATCCCAATGACTGCACGAGATGGAACTGGAGTAGATAAGCTAAAGGAAACAATAGATAGAATAGTGGAGGGGAAAATACATCTAAAGCCTTTTAGGATAACTTATAATGATAGAATTGAGTCCTTAGTTTCAGAAATAATAGACATACTTCCTGAATACGTAAAAGAAAATTATAATTCCAGATGGATTGCCCTAAGGCTCATTGACGGTGATAG
- a CDS encoding response regulator transcription factor produces the protein MIKVLIVDDQSLIREGLTMMLSLYSHIAIVGEAINGREAIEALKEKEVDLILMDIRMPIMDGVEATKVIKESYPQIKVLILTTFDEDEYIIQGLKNGADGYLLKDISSEELVKAIQTVYEGSMLLQPDVARKMLRSMEENTPRKGVELDDFKGLTRREREIALLVGEGKSNKEISEILYITEGTVKNHISKILDKLELRDRTQLALIINNK, from the coding sequence ATGATAAAGGTACTAATAGTAGATGACCAAAGCTTAATACGAGAAGGCCTTACCATGATGCTAAGTCTTTATAGTCATATAGCAATTGTAGGTGAGGCTATTAATGGAAGAGAGGCTATAGAAGCTTTGAAGGAAAAGGAAGTTGATTTAATACTCATGGATATACGAATGCCTATAATGGATGGGGTAGAGGCTACAAAGGTAATTAAAGAGAGTTATCCTCAAATTAAAGTACTCATACTAACTACATTTGACGAAGATGAATACATAATTCAGGGACTAAAAAATGGGGCTGATGGTTATTTACTTAAGGACATAAGCTCAGAGGAATTAGTAAAAGCAATACAAACAGTGTATGAAGGAAGCATGCTTTTGCAGCCTGATGTGGCTAGAAAGATGCTTAGGTCAATGGAAGAAAACACTCCTAGGAAAGGTGTAGAGCTAGATGATTTCAAGGGACTTACGAGAAGAGAAAGAGAAATAGCATTATTAGTTGGCGAAGGTAAGAGCAACAAGGAAATATCAGAGATTCTCTATATTACAGAAGGAACAGTAAAAAATCATATAAGTAAAATATTAGACAAGCTAGAGCTAAGAGATAGAACTCAATTAGCACTTATTATTAATAATAAATAG
- a CDS encoding sensor histidine kinase produces the protein MNKLLKFNGFIAITIRILIALDTIYRCRNNIKELIVYLACFLIILANDYLRIYNLYKDYKKYYISISISMLLSWFLTISLNGYSDIYLFIILYELILYNQGRIANLLTIFEILFLIFLSFFRSITSIEEIFNIKYWKDNFIEIFWFIIYISFYSISLLSYKALRKEKRRVEELNKELEQSYNKLEEQSKRIEELVITEERNRIAGDIHDNLGHTLVALNMNLDVAENLIDKDLEKTKEILRRSKNLAKDSLNDLRKAVYALKEENLGGFTESIKRIVDNVESTGNIKVNLSIDKKANELLLKYKDIICISIKEAITNSIKHGKASEVNIDIKVSARNAYIEIKDNGVGCDTLIKGNGLLGIENRISNIGGKVNYNNKEEKGFAIGVELSL, from the coding sequence ATGAATAAACTACTGAAGTTTAATGGTTTTATAGCTATTACTATACGGATTTTAATAGCATTAGACACCATATATAGGTGTAGAAATAATATAAAAGAGCTTATAGTTTATCTAGCTTGCTTTTTGATAATCCTTGCTAATGATTACTTAAGAATTTATAACTTATATAAAGACTATAAGAAGTACTATATTTCTATATCTATTTCTATGCTATTGAGTTGGTTTTTAACAATAAGCTTAAATGGTTATTCAGATATATATTTATTTATAATTTTGTATGAACTGATCTTGTATAACCAAGGTAGAATTGCAAACTTACTGACTATATTTGAAATATTATTTTTAATTTTTTTAAGTTTTTTTAGATCTATAACAAGTATAGAAGAAATCTTTAACATTAAGTACTGGAAAGATAACTTTATAGAAATATTTTGGTTTATTATATACATATCTTTTTACTCTATTAGCTTATTATCATATAAGGCTTTAAGGAAAGAAAAAAGAAGAGTGGAGGAATTAAATAAGGAATTAGAACAGTCTTATAATAAGCTAGAAGAACAGTCAAAAAGAATTGAAGAGCTAGTCATTACTGAAGAGAGAAATAGAATAGCAGGAGACATACACGATAATCTAGGGCATACTTTAGTTGCTTTAAATATGAACTTAGATGTGGCAGAAAATCTTATTGATAAAGATTTGGAGAAGACTAAGGAAATTTTAAGGAGGTCAAAAAATTTAGCAAAAGATAGTTTAAATGACTTAAGGAAAGCTGTATATGCACTAAAAGAAGAAAACCTTGGAGGCTTTACAGAATCTATTAAAAGGATAGTTGATAATGTAGAAAGCACAGGAAATATAAAAGTCAATTTGAGTATTGATAAGAAAGCAAATGAATTGCTTTTAAAGTATAAAGATATTATATGTATATCTATAAAAGAAGCAATAACTAATAGTATCAAGCACGGAAAAGCTAGTGAAGTAAATATAGATATAAAAGTCAGCGCTCGCAATGCCTATATTGAAATAAAGGATAATGGTGTAGGCTGTGATACCTTGATTAAAGGAAACGGACTGTTGGGGATAGAAAATAGAATAAGTAACATAGGCGGAAAAGTAAATTATAATAACAAAGAAGAAAAAGGATTTGCTATAGGCGTAGAGTTAAGCCTATAG
- a CDS encoding FeoA family protein, which yields MENCNSVSIRFNQLSHDNILLHQLPVGKTARIKKILNSGISRRRFLDLGLTPNSLVSVERLSPSGNPIAFNIRGSIIALRKEEAQNIVVKPL from the coding sequence GTGGAAAATTGTAATAGTGTTTCAATAAGATTCAATCAATTAAGCCATGACAATATATTATTACATCAACTACCTGTTGGGAAAACGGCAAGAATCAAAAAAATTTTAAATAGTGGCATATCCAGGAGGAGATTTCTTGATTTAGGACTTACACCTAATTCTCTTGTTTCTGTTGAAAGACTAAGTCCATCAGGAAATCCTATAGCCTTTAATATAAGAGGCTCTATAATAGCTTTGAGAAAAGAAGAGGCACAAAATATAGTAGTAAAGCCTCTATAA
- a CDS encoding manganese catalase family protein, with the protein MWIYEKKLEYPVRVNTTNPTLAAMIIEQFGGADGELSAAIRYLTQRWTMPTGKAKAILTDVGTEELAHWEMVGTLVYKLTKDATIDQIKGTPFEAHYVNHGKALFPHDAAGVPWTAAYIQSKGDPISDLHENMAAEQKARSTYEWLINISDDPGVIDTLRFLREREVVHYQRFGEALCLVQEHNCRKKFY; encoded by the coding sequence ATGTGGATTTATGAAAAAAAGCTAGAATATCCTGTAAGAGTAAATACTACTAACCCCACTCTAGCTGCTATGATTATAGAGCAATTTGGTGGTGCAGATGGAGAGCTGTCTGCAGCTATCAGATACCTTACTCAAAGATGGACTATGCCTACTGGAAAGGCAAAAGCTATACTGACAGATGTTGGGACGGAAGAACTTGCTCATTGGGAAATGGTAGGTACTCTTGTTTATAAATTAACTAAAGATGCTACTATAGATCAAATCAAAGGCACCCCTTTTGAAGCTCATTATGTAAATCATGGCAAGGCTCTATTCCCTCACGATGCAGCAGGAGTACCATGGACTGCAGCATATATCCAATCAAAAGGTGATCCAATATCAGACTTACATGAAAATATGGCTGCTGAGCAAAAAGCAAGGTCCACTTATGAATGGTTAATAAACATAAGTGATGACCCCGGTGTTATAGATACCTTAAGATTCTTAAGAGAAAGAGAGGTAGTACATTATCAAAGATTTGGTGAGGCACTTTGCTTAGTTCAGGAGCATAATTGTAGGAAAAAATTTTATTAG
- a CDS encoding methyl-accepting chemotaxis protein: MNQDGQLADESGRSISGRFEKLDQITSKMNSVATIFSKSGDDFVRVITNIKNDNGERAIETTLNKEGLPYKEVMKGNEYIGEADILGSLYITKYIPIFYGEDVIGIYFIGVPMQSVNKIVDAGQRSLAKSFVITSIIILIVTSISSYFVGDKISRPILDLTTVVKRHSELDFRFDEKSKAANYLNRKDEIGIMVKSLANMEQNVRELLTTTLDASNQMAASSEELTGISNQSASASDEVARTIEEIAKGASDQARDTEESVASVQEMGQLIEEEKQNIQELNNISEEINRQKEDGFSILNDLIEKTEENNKAVMSVHEIIIGNNVSAERIEDASSMIQSIADQTNLLALNAAIEAARAGEAGRGFAVVADEIRKLAEQSNRFTEEIKEVIMDLKARSEEAVQTMNKVTEIVGLQTKSVQETHKKFDMIADSVEASKAIIDKLNSMSSMMDEHKIKLIDIMQNLSAISEENAAGTQEALASIEEQVDSVKEIANASEGLSHLAEELQQLIVKFKI; this comes from the coding sequence ATTAATCAAGATGGGCAATTAGCAGATGAAAGCGGGCGAAGTATTTCTGGAAGATTCGAGAAACTAGATCAAATTACTAGTAAAATGAATTCTGTGGCAACTATTTTTTCTAAGTCAGGAGATGATTTTGTACGTGTAATAACCAATATAAAGAATGATAATGGCGAACGAGCAATTGAAACCACATTAAACAAAGAGGGACTTCCCTATAAGGAAGTTATGAAAGGAAATGAATACATAGGAGAAGCTGATATTCTAGGCTCATTATATATCACTAAATACATACCAATATTTTATGGTGAAGATGTTATAGGTATATATTTTATTGGGGTGCCTATGCAATCTGTTAATAAAATAGTAGATGCTGGGCAAAGGTCATTAGCTAAGTCATTTGTCATTACAAGCATCATTATATTAATTGTTACATCTATTTCAAGTTATTTTGTAGGAGATAAAATTTCTAGACCAATCTTAGATTTAACTACAGTAGTAAAGAGACATTCAGAGTTAGACTTTAGATTTGATGAAAAGTCTAAAGCAGCTAATTATCTTAATAGAAAAGACGAGATAGGTATAATGGTAAAATCTTTAGCCAATATGGAGCAAAATGTAAGAGAACTTTTAACAACTACACTAGATGCATCTAACCAAATGGCTGCATCTTCAGAAGAGCTTACAGGCATATCGAATCAATCAGCATCAGCATCAGATGAAGTAGCGAGAACAATTGAAGAAATAGCTAAAGGAGCTTCTGACCAAGCTAGAGATACAGAGGAGTCTGTTGCAAGTGTACAAGAAATGGGACAGTTAATCGAGGAAGAAAAGCAAAACATCCAAGAGCTTAATAATATATCAGAAGAAATAAATAGACAAAAAGAAGATGGATTCAGTATTTTAAACGACTTGATTGAAAAGACAGAAGAAAATAACAAGGCTGTTATGTCAGTACATGAGATAATTATTGGAAATAACGTAAGTGCTGAGAGAATAGAAGATGCAAGTTCTATGATTCAAAGTATTGCAGACCAGACAAACCTTCTAGCACTAAATGCTGCAATAGAAGCTGCCAGAGCTGGAGAGGCTGGAAGAGGATTTGCAGTAGTCGCAGATGAAATTAGAAAGCTTGCTGAACAATCAAATAGATTTACTGAGGAGATAAAGGAAGTAATCATGGATCTTAAGGCAAGATCTGAGGAAGCTGTACAAACAATGAATAAAGTAACTGAAATAGTAGGCTTACAAACTAAGAGTGTACAGGAAACTCATAAGAAATTTGATATGATTGCAGATTCGGTCGAGGCTTCGAAGGCGATTATTGATAAACTTAACAGTATGTCTAGTATGATGGATGAGCATAAAATTAAACTAATAGACATAATGCAGAACTTATCAGCTATATCAGAAGAAAATGCTGCAGGAACTCAGGAAGCTTTAGCCTCTATTGAAGAACAAGTTGATTCTGTTAAGGAGATAGCAAATGCAAGTGAAGGACTTTCTCACTTAGCTGAGGAATTACAGCAGCTAATTGTCAAATTTAAGATCTAA
- a CDS encoding spore coat associated protein CotJA, with translation MKDKENCIYCFPPMEPYTRLANAYIPFQIMDKVFSPKEALMKGTLFPELHDPYKKEVYCK, from the coding sequence ATGAAAGACAAGGAAAACTGCATTTACTGTTTCCCCCCAATGGAACCATATACAAGGCTTGCTAATGCCTATATTCCATTTCAAATTATGGATAAGGTTTTTTCGCCAAAAGAAGCTTTAATGAAGGGAACACTATTCCCAGAACTTCATGACCCTTATAAAAAAGAAGTATATTGTAAATAA
- a CDS encoding IS256 family transposase, translating into MSTLPKEVLREMIKGGNLKTAGDLHTYLKDMFKDAIQEMLEAELEIELGYAKGDKRNKQTENRRNGYTEKTVKTQFGEMPIEVPRDRNGEFEPTVVPKNKRDISGIEEKVIALYARGMSTRDIHDQIKDIYGIELSADMVSKITDSIIPQIKEWQNRPLESLYTFVFMDAIHYKVREDGQIKSKAAYVVLGVNLDGFKDVLGIWIGENESSKFWLGVLNDLKNRGLKDVLIFCVDGLTGIKEAITAAYPGAEIQRCIIHQLRNSFKHVSYKDIKEFARDFKEVYKAPNEEAALENLIEIEDKWGKKYPYAIKSWQINWDVLSPFFKYPEEIRTIMYTTNIIEGFHRQLRKVTKTKNMFPSDQALEKMLYLASQNVVKKWTQRYRNWDLILNQLMIFFESRVKQYI; encoded by the coding sequence ATGTCAACATTACCAAAAGAAGTATTAAGAGAAATGATAAAGGGAGGAAATCTAAAGACAGCTGGTGATCTTCATACGTATCTAAAGGATATGTTTAAAGATGCGATTCAGGAGATGTTAGAAGCAGAACTAGAAATAGAATTAGGTTATGCTAAAGGAGATAAGAGAAACAAACAGACGGAAAATAGGAGAAATGGCTATACAGAGAAAACTGTAAAAACTCAATTTGGAGAAATGCCAATAGAAGTACCAAGAGACAGAAATGGTGAGTTTGAACCAACTGTAGTTCCAAAGAACAAAAGAGATATATCAGGAATTGAGGAAAAAGTAATAGCACTTTATGCAAGAGGTATGTCAACTAGAGACATCCACGATCAAATAAAAGATATTTATGGCATAGAACTATCCGCAGATATGGTAAGTAAAATCACCGATAGTATTATCCCCCAAATAAAAGAATGGCAGAATAGGCCTCTAGAATCGCTATATACCTTTGTATTTATGGATGCCATACACTACAAAGTCAGAGAAGACGGACAGATAAAAAGTAAAGCTGCATATGTAGTTTTAGGTGTAAATTTAGATGGTTTTAAGGATGTTCTGGGAATTTGGATAGGAGAGAATGAATCATCTAAGTTCTGGCTAGGAGTACTAAATGACTTGAAAAACAGAGGGCTAAAAGATGTATTAATATTCTGTGTTGATGGGCTTACAGGCATAAAAGAAGCTATAACAGCAGCATATCCAGGGGCAGAAATACAAAGATGTATAATTCACCAGTTGAGGAACTCATTTAAGCATGTAAGTTACAAAGACATAAAGGAATTTGCAAGAGATTTCAAAGAAGTATATAAGGCACCAAATGAAGAAGCAGCACTAGAGAACTTAATCGAAATAGAAGATAAATGGGGTAAGAAGTATCCATATGCAATCAAGAGTTGGCAAATAAATTGGGATGTATTATCTCCATTCTTCAAGTATCCTGAGGAAATTAGAACAATAATGTATACAACCAACATAATAGAAGGCTTCCACAGACAGCTAAGAAAAGTAACAAAGACTAAGAACATGTTTCCATCAGATCAGGCGCTTGAAAAAATGCTGTATCTAGCAAGTCAAAACGTAGTAAAAAAATGGACCCAGAGATATAGAAACTGGGACCTAATATTAAATCAACTAATGATATTTTTCGAAAGTAGAGTAAAACAATATATTTAA
- a CDS encoding spore coat protein CotJB, whose translation MKNNQAELLEQLMEVGFVLVETNLYLDTHPDDERALRLHNTFSQKYKELECIYEAQYGPLKFTSMSVLPWQYVDEPWPWDVDFGKCRC comes from the coding sequence ATGAAAAATAATCAGGCTGAATTGCTTGAGCAGCTTATGGAGGTAGGATTCGTATTAGTGGAGACTAACTTATATCTAGATACTCATCCAGATGATGAAAGAGCTTTAAGGCTTCATAATACTTTTTCTCAAAAATATAAGGAACTTGAATGCATTTATGAGGCCCAGTACGGTCCCTTGAAATTCACGAGTATGAGTGTACTCCCTTGGCAATATGTAGACGAACCTTGGCCATGGGATGTAGATTTTGGAAAATGTAGATGCTAA
- a CDS encoding MFS transporter, giving the protein MYMQGLNKVVFYISFPLSFIAFIFPIYASSLGVSVVEIGFLYTIFSIVSILIRPIVGNMIDKKGRKKGLIIGVALYALVNILYSIAVDYRYLLIARILQSIAASFLWISIDAAVSDISSKENRAQNFGILDQSQIKGELLGITIAFTILYNNFFENPFSKIFMVYFITSIASLFYAFKSVPETLDYKKDIESGMLKNSKHMRYFLIAMGIISFISSLTAPIYLIYLQQNIASELHLISYLFLPSAILSMFLPRRFGIYADKYGREKVIVIGMLLSAVLQIFVPFVRAYYPFMIIYTLISVVSMFYSPAFSSIIIDFVGENKRGRSYGLYSFASGIGGALGTLVGTYVYENIGNSIVFYLQGSLLVTAIVSIYFIYNKIKSNEVRYNEEVFIHSGGTDYTQQ; this is encoded by the coding sequence ATGTATATGCAAGGATTGAATAAGGTAGTGTTTTATATATCATTTCCATTGTCATTTATAGCATTTATATTTCCTATATACGCTTCGAGTTTAGGCGTTAGCGTAGTTGAGATAGGATTTCTCTATACCATATTTTCAATAGTATCCATATTAATAAGACCTATAGTTGGAAATATGATCGATAAGAAAGGAAGAAAAAAAGGCCTAATTATAGGCGTAGCTCTTTACGCCTTAGTAAATATTCTCTATTCTATAGCAGTCGACTATAGATATCTATTGATTGCTAGAATATTGCAGAGTATAGCAGCATCATTTTTGTGGATTAGTATAGATGCAGCTGTTTCAGATATTAGTAGTAAAGAAAATAGAGCTCAAAATTTTGGTATATTAGATCAATCACAGATTAAAGGGGAATTATTAGGAATTACAATAGCTTTTACAATATTATATAATAACTTTTTTGAAAATCCCTTCAGTAAAATATTTATGGTATATTTTATCACTAGTATTGCCTCCTTGTTTTATGCATTTAAAAGTGTTCCAGAAACTTTGGATTATAAGAAAGATATAGAGTCAGGAATGCTTAAGAATAGTAAGCATATGAGATACTTTTTGATAGCTATGGGTATTATATCCTTTATCTCTAGCTTAACAGCTCCAATATACTTAATATATCTTCAGCAGAATATTGCAAGTGAGCTTCACCTAATATCCTATCTATTTTTACCAAGTGCCATACTTTCTATGTTTCTTCCTAGAAGGTTTGGGATCTATGCAGATAAATATGGAAGAGAAAAGGTAATAGTTATAGGAATGCTTTTAAGTGCTGTACTTCAAATCTTCGTACCTTTTGTACGAGCATATTATCCTTTTATGATAATATATACTCTAATTTCAGTTGTTAGTATGTTTTATAGTCCTGCATTTTCATCAATTATTATTGATTTTGTAGGTGAAAACAAAAGGGGCAGGTCTTATGGGCTATACAGCTTTGCAAGTGGTATAGGCGGTGCTTTAGGTACTTTAGTAGGAACTTATGTATATGAAAATATAGGCAATAGTATTGTGTTTTACCTCCAAGGCTCACTTTTAGTTACAGCTATAGTATCCATATACTTTATTTACAATAAAATTAAGTCTAATGAAGTCAGATACAATGAGGAAGTATTCATACACTCAGGTGGAACGGATTATACTCAACAGTAG